The following DNA comes from Papaver somniferum cultivar HN1 chromosome 4, ASM357369v1, whole genome shotgun sequence.
GTtatgtttgtggtttattttgattttcaaaggaaACCCATTGATTGATTTTGTTTGTAACTATGATTTTAGGGTTAAATCTTGCATATTTGTGTCTAAATGTCCAAATCTGTAGAAGTTTTATTAGCATGAATTTTTTCAAGCATTGGAATCATGGAAGGTTTAATCTTTTACCAGAAGAGCCCCCAGCTTGGGTATGCAACTATACTCAAATAACTTGTTGAGACTATGTTAGTATATAATTTGGCACTTGAATACTCGTCAAACATTGGTATTCAACGATTGTGCATCTAGTTATGGTCAAATATGGTCATTTTAGAATTTTGTTCTTGTTCCATTTCCATCCATTGGTTCATGAGGTATTTTTCTGAAGTGAACTAGACTTTACCGCTAAATATATTATATGACAATTTCCAGATGGTAAGACTTTCAAGAAGCCAAGACGTCCTTATGAGAAGGAGCGTTTGGATGCTGAGTTGAAGCTTGTTGGTGAGTATGGGTTGAGGTGTAAGAGAGAGCTCTGGAGGGTCCAGTATGCTTTGAGCCGTATCCGTAATGCAGCTAGAAATCTTCTTACTCTTGATGAGAAGGACCCACGCCGTATCTTTGAGGGAGAAGCTCTTCTTCGAAGGATGAACAGGTATGGGCTTTTGGAGGAGAGCCAGAACAAGCTCGATTATGTCTTGGCCTTGACTGTTGAGAACTTCCTTGAGCGTCGTCTTCAGACACTAGTCTTCAAGTCTGGAATGGCAAAATCCATTCATCACGCCCGTGTCCTTATCAGGCAGAGACACATCAGGTATACTTGTTAATCAACTAAATAATGTTTAGCAAGTACAGTTAGTAATTTTCCGTCCATGTTTGATTACAAGCTAATCTTAATTAAATTCAACAAATCTTTAGCTACTGATTGTGTGTCATACTGAACACCTTCAATTTTTCTTTTGTCATGCTTGATAAAACATATTAACAATGGTTTGGTTTGCAAAGCTAGAATGACTGTTAATAGTGTTTGATTGCTGAGTGGGTTTTGTATCTTGTAGTGTAAAAGCTGCTTTGAAATTaaacatttttttgtttgtttgtattaCTGGGTCAGTTATTTGTTTAATGTTAGATTTAGACTAAACATTATTTAACATTATTTACCGATGTGACTGAACTAATTTATCTTGTTTAAGTGACTATACATAGCTGCATTGTTTGAATATATGTATCGTGGATGTCTTATGTAGAAACAACTGCATATGTTTGCTTCTTGAGGACCTTTTTGTGGTGTTGGCTCAATGATTATATGCCTTACACAGGCAATATACGCTATTCTCATTGGTATGTTATCAATAGGATGAAAACCTAAATTCATATGAGAGCTTTGCTACAATAATATTTAGTAATTGTGACTTTCCTGTATTTGTCTTCTCGTGTTTTTATGGATTATATGTCTATATGTCTACTAAATGGTCATGTTATACTTCTTACTGTATTTTGTGCTTCTTAAGGATCATCTGTGTAGTGTTAGCTCAATGATGACGTGCCTTTACCTAGGCTGTATACGCTATTCTCATTGGAATGTCATCAATAGGatgaaaacataaaatgtaaaTACTATCGAGTAAATGTTAGTGTCTTGTGTTGTCTTTCTATACGGTCGTGGGTAGTGTCAGATATATCTAAATGAACTAGTTCTACATCATCTTACTGGATCTTGTGTACAGTTACTAATGCACTGCCGATATTTACAGGGTTGGAAGGCAGGTGGTGAACATCCCATCTTTCATGGTGAGGGTCGACTCACAAAAGCACATCGACTTCTCACTCACCAGTCCTCTTGGAGGTGGACGTCCAGGAAGAGTGAAGAGAAGGAACCAAAAGGCAGCTGCCAAGAAGGCTGCTGGAGGAGATGGGGACGAGGAGGATGAGGATTAAGCTTTGAAATATAACCCTTGCTAAAGGACCAACAATATATTTATTATGTGGAGGGTTTCCTTTGATAGATAGGCCATGTCAGACGTTTTGCTTGTGTTGTAGTTGCAGTTGTTGGGCATCTACTATTTGGACATCCAATTTTAGGCCGAATATGTTTAGAGTCTTTAGACGAAGTTTTGCTCATTTCTTTTTAAATTTAGTAAGACTTGAAATGTGTTCATGTTATGAAAGATTTTGAGTTTCTTATCTGATTCACTTTTTTTACCACCATGTTCGCTCTAGGGAGATGTATGTCTGGTCTATGCCTTTTAGGTTCATCTGAAATGCCTTTTGTGTTCATGTTAGTAAATTTAGGTTCGAGAACAACTTTCTTTTAACCCAATCCATTCTGTGTTGTCATGATACTCCTGAATGTTTTGTGCATTTGCCCTGTGCATTGAGGAACCAAGTTTGCAGAAATTGATTCTTGACTTGCGTTTGTCCTCTAGACTGCTAAACTAAGCTACCTTTTTTTTCCGATTGTTAACAAAGTTGGTTTTTTCCCCAAAGTTTTCCTCTCCATAATGCCCTCTATGCCCTCTAGCTAGAAGAGGTGGGTTCTCTTTAACCCTCTCTTGCTTGGCAAAATCCTTGAACAAAAGTAACTAGAAAGCTTGTTCTTGCATTTCTGTTTCTGGATTTGTGGAAGCCCAGAGATTTTTTCTAAAATGTTCTCTAAAATAGATCCTAACTTGAAATTCTGCTTTCATAACGAACTCTGGCGCCTATACAAGGCGATACTGCAGGACCTCGTACCACCAGGACTACCCAGACCTCCACCAGGAAGTGTGAATATGAACTTTCAATGCGGCATCACTAAATTTGCAGGTTCATCCCTTGGGAAGCAGAAGTGGCTGGAGTTGGTAAGGCCAAAGCAGAAGGAATTGGACCGGTCTTGAGAGGCACTAATGGCCCTTTCGCAGGTTGCAGGTTCATCCCTTGGGAAGCAGAACTGCAGAAGTGGCTGGAGTTGGTAAGGCCAGAGCTACTAAGGTATTGACACCTCGTTGGTATAGCCTGTGGTGGTTCTCTTCGAGGAGTGGAATTTTCGTTCCATGTGGCCTTTCCCTGTCTGAGGCATATTGTTTTTAATATATGCTAGCTGCTCTTAGAAACGGAAAAATGACGGTTTATAATACGATTTTGTATTCTTTCTGTTCAGACGCTGAAACACATCTACATCTGCATGTCAAAGTAGGTTTAAGAATTTGGTTAAGTCGTCAGCTCTGACTTTGTTCTGAATAATTTGGCTAGGCCGTATTCTATCAAATTTTGTTGTCGTATTCCATCAAATTTTTTACTTTGTTCTGGCTTGTTCCTAAACCCCAGCAAGATCTGTGGTGCAGATTGTGAAAACTAAAGTTTTATTGATCACCACACGGTCCACACCATTCTCTCCATCAAAGTTTCAACGAGCCGTAACTTGTAAGTGGAAAGAGGAGTAACCAGATTGTTAGCCCAAAACAACTATCTATTCATCGATTTATACGTGGAATGGAAGTTTCGTTTTAAAATCTTTATTTTCTTGAGGATAAGTTCTAATGTATTTTGGCCACTACTTGTCACCAAACTGCCATTAATGTACCTTTGTTTTTTCATTTCACAAAATATGCGGTTTTTGTTTTTGCATCAATTAGAGACCACTACCAACAAAATACTATTCTATCTTTATCAGTTTTGTCATCATTTCTTAAATGAGTAATACTTGTTTAGAGGCATACATACTTTTAAGAGGAAGGCATACCCCTTGAGCACTCTAAAGCTTCTCCTCTCCGATTCTAAAACAAAAGCCAAACACGATATCTGTTTTTCCTTTTATCAAATGTTAATCGTGAGCATTGGACAGGAAACCCTTCGTCTATCTTACAGAAAATGAACACGTATCGACTGCAAAGAAAGATTTGGCCATTAAGGACTGTAACAAGCGCATACCGTGGCTCTTAAGTTCAAGCAAATAAATACATTGTATATTTTGTTGTTGGTATTGATGTTGATGCGACGGAACTAGATTAATTATGATACTATGATGATATATGATCTGTCTCGTCTCCTGCCATGAATTAATGATTGTTAATTTAAGCACTCTCTAATATCTCTAACCAGGAGCCACGTAGTATGAATTTAGTAACCTAATGTAATCTTATACGATCCCACCAACCACTAATCTTAAACATAGTCATCACTAATTAGCAGATTATCCTTATAATAATCCCAGGCCACAAATCCACATACTAATCAAAACTTCGTGGAGGAATTCACGTGCCTGTGAACTCTACACTTTGAGTTACTAAGTATTTTTCACCTACTGCGAGATGCGCGAGCAATGTTACCAACCATCTCGACTCGTCACATGATTGAAGTTTAACGCATCAACTATGAAAACGTGAACGAAGTCCAATGataaacgttttttttttttttggagaggcACCCGTGCAGCAGCCTTGCTTATTCTCCCCCAACTATCCAGTAGGTCATCAAAAGATAAATCTCTCAGAACAATAGTTTTCCTGGCTGGCTGCTAATGCTCTTATATAGTCTTATTAGCTATACTTGGCTGGTTTACATGAGTAACCTGCATGATTACGTGTTGATCTACACCCACTTCTTAAACGGGTAAACAAAACATCTTGGACCAACAAATCATACAATAAGATCCGGTTTTCTTCCCCATACGTTGCCAAAGACTTTGACTAATCAATTCCTCTCAACTGTTGCATTTCAAACTGAAAACTAAAATTTTCCTTAATTATTGTCCGAATCAGCATAACACGTTAATGACAGGTGAAAGAAAAATGATATTTCATCTTAATAAAAATCAGTGAATTGTTCTTACAAGAGTTTGTCAGGACATTACATTTATATAGACAAACCAATCTACACTATACACGTGTAGTCACAACAGAGATTGGTGGCAGAAAATATAAGTACAGACACTCTAAAGATAAGGGCACCATTACCCCCCTCAAACTGAAATGCATATGTATGAACTTGCAGTTTGTCTCTGAGATAGCCAAATCTGGGACCATGTAatgctttggtgaagatatctgccaTTTGTTCAAGAGTGGGAACATAAAAAACATCCAAGGCTTTAGATTGTACCAGTTCTCTGACAAAGTGAAAGTCCAGAGCAACATGCTTCATTTGACTGTGCCGAATAGGATTAGAAGCTAAGGAGATTGAGCTGATGTTGTCACAACCTAATCTGGGAACAGCAGATAGTGGGAAATGAAGATCATTGAGGATAAAGCAGACCCAAACAAGTTCAACATCACTATGAGCTAGAGTCCTATATTCTGCTTCAGTGCTAGATCTAGCAACTGTACTTTGTTTCTAGAGGACCAGGAGATAGGATTGTCACCCAGAAAAATGCAGTAACCACCAATTGACCTTCTGTCATCAATACTGCCTGCCCAGTCAGTATCTGAAAAACCCAGTAAAAAAGAagaaccttttgtgaatttgataCCATACTCAATTGTGCCTTTTATATATCTGAGAATTCTTTTGAAAGCTTCAAAATGAGTAGTGGTAGGATTCTGCATGAATTGGCAGACCTGATTAACAGCATAACAGATATCAGGTCTGGTCCATGTCAAATACTGAAGAGCTCCAACAATTGACCTGTATTCTGAAGGATCAGGAAGTAAAGTACCATCTGATTTACTTAGTTTGACTGTTGCTGAGGCAGGAGAAGAACATGCTTTGGCACCAGTCATATTGGTTTTCTTCAGTAGGTCAAGTGCATACTTGGATTGAGAAAGATGCAGAGCATAGTTATCTCTCTTGACTTATAAGCCCAAGAAATAATGTATGTTGCCTAGATCCTTGATGGGAAAACTAGCTTGCAGTTTTGTGACAATATTATGCATATGATTTGAATCATTGCCAGTGAGTaagatatcatccacataaactagGATAATTGTAATGAATGACCCAACTTTGTGTATGAACAATGAAGTATCAGCATATGAGGTAACAAAACCAAGAGAAATAAGAGCTTGAGCAAGTTTAGCATACCATGCTCTGGGTGCTTGCTTGAGTCCATAGATGGATTTATGAAGTAGGCAGACATGATTTGGGTATTGGGAATTAATAAATCCAGGTGGTTGAGCCATAAATACCTGTTCGTGCAGATCCCCATGGAGAAAAGCATTACTCACATCAAGTTGAGTAATGGTCCAGTTGAATTGAACTGCAAGAGAAAGAACAATCCTCACAGTTGTTGGTTTGGCAACAAGGCTAAATGTTTCTGTGAAGTCAAGTCCTGGTTGTTGATGAAACCCCTTTGCCACTAGTCTTGCTTTATATTTGTCCAGTGATCCATCTGCATTATATTTGATCCTGAAGACCCACTTGCAGCCAACTACATTTTGCTCAGGAGAAGAAGGTACATAAGACCAAGTACCAACATTTAGTAAAGCTTCATGTTCCTGAAAAAGGGCTACCTTCCATTTTGGATTCTTTATTGCTTGAGAAAATCATGTTGGAACTGGAGATGCTTTATCACTTAAGTAAGCTGCAGGCAATAAATGTTTAGTGGAAATCATAGTTTTTGGTTTAAACACACCTCTCTTAGCCCTAGTAATCATGGAATGATCATTTTGAGGAATGACTTTAGTTGTAGTAGTGGGAGTGGAGGTAGTGAGTATTGGAGGAGGAACTGACTCAGGAATTGAAGGAGCAGTAGAAGCATCACAAGTAGGAATGATGGATGGAACAGTTGCAGAAATAATATGAGATGAAAAAGTTTTGAAAGGAAAACTAGATTCATGAATAAGACATGTCTAGAGATATATACTCTGCCAGTGGTGAAATCATAGCATCTATAACCTTTGTGATAAAGACTATAGCCTAGAAAGACACAGTGCTTACTTCTAGGTTGTAACTTATTTGATGTATATGGTTTCAGCCATGGAAAGCAGGagcaaccaaaaactttcaaaaaatCATAATTAGGAGACTTATGAAAGAGAAATtcaaaaggagatacaaagtttAGAGCTTTTGCTGGTAATCTATTGATTAGATAATTTGTAGTTTGAAAAGCCTCTACCCAAAACATGGCAGGGAGACTATATTGAATCAAAAGAGTTCTACCAATGTCCAAAACATGTTTGTGTTTTAcctcagcaacaccattttgctcaGGTGTTTTGGGACAAGAAAAATCATGAAGaattcttttttgagtaagataaGCTTTAAGAAGATTGCCAGTaaattcaccaccattatcagtTCTAATACATTtaacaaacaaagaaaagaagtttTCAATTTGAGTGACAAAATTAATGAAGAATTGTCTGAAATCAGATTTATTAACTAGTGGAAATATCCAACAATACTTGGAGTACTCATCTACAACATTAACATAGTAGTATGAGCCTGAAAGAGAGCTGACATGACAGGGACCCCATAAGTCCATATGAAGAAGCTCTAAAGGTTGAGCAACAACAGTACTAGAAAGACTAAAAGGAAGTTTGTGCATTCTTCCCAGTTTACAATCATTACAAAATAAAGGTGTGCTAGAGACTTTAGGTA
Coding sequences within:
- the LOC113275980 gene encoding 40S ribosomal protein S9-2-like — encoded protein: MVHFAVYRNYGKTFKKPRRPYEKERLDAELKLVGEYGLRCKRELWRVQYALSRIRNAARNLLTLDEKDPRRIFEGEALLRRMNRYGLLEESQNKLDYVLALTVENFLERRLQTLVFKSGMAKSIHHARVLIRQRHIRVGRQVVNIPSFMVRVDSQKHIDFSLTSPLGGGRPGRVKRRNQKAAAKKAAGGDGDEEDED
- the LOC113272728 gene encoding uncharacterized protein LOC113272728 → MTGAKACSSPASATVKLSKSDGTLLPDPSEYRSIVGALQYLTWTRPDICYAVNQVCQFMQNPTTTHFEAFKRILRYIKGTIEYGIKFTKGSSFLLGFSDTDWAGSIDDRRSIGGYCIFLGDNPISWSSRNKVQLLDLALKQNIGL